From Apium graveolens cultivar Ventura chromosome 9, ASM990537v1, whole genome shotgun sequence, the proteins below share one genomic window:
- the LOC141685191 gene encoding uncharacterized protein LOC141685191 has translation MAIRREIVALQIALVTISFVLVNLSACTFHLSTAHVKQQLLKVMADSSTTHTNQVNQTNQDPSSIYYIHPSDSCTNQLVSVKFIGEGFNNWKRSMMLTLSAKNKLGFVNGTISIPEDVSSDEYKAWQRCNDLVISWILFNLDENIARSVLFLKTSRAIWRDLEERFGYASMPQISSLEQKLSELHQGQLTVSEFYTKLKTLWDSLDDAYPLPTCTCEKCSFVRGNILMMTPMLNVTQAYSIERCFKIHGFPPGFKPRERKIAAFSQNANMSDQSPNHTDDQLVSNSNSVSTSVSTSVPPISMDQHNHLIELLGKQKFIDRDQDIQNHNGHALLAAETNSFITIPDGSKIRVTHVGIVILNDKITLTNVLLVPTFNYRLMSVRKLCQDMHSNVIFSATQCHLQDPSRKNPPLLLGEIHTGLYTVTPQHVVSAPQFFQSSAAYLSISDDSKLWHLRLGHVPFSNLKLIHPTYKVQEDATDSLCQICPKAKQTRNSFPISSIKSSAIFELLHVDVWGPYKVKNHNNCNQFVTIVDDYSRYTWVHLVRYKSEVPIVLSKFIAYAENQFCCKVLAIHSDNAKEFTEGFLKSFL, from the exons ATGGCAATACGCAGAGAAATTGTAGCACTTCAGATTGCTCTTGTCACAATTTCTTTTGTATTGGTTAATCTATCAGCTTGTACATTCCATCTCAGCACAGCTCATG TAAAACAACAATTGTTGAAAGTTATGGCTGATTCATCAACTACACACACAAATCAAGTTAATCAGACAAATCAAGATCCATCGAGTATATACTACATTCATCCCTCTGATTCTTGCACTAATCAGCTTGTTTCGGTCAAATTTATTGGAGAAGGTTTTAATAATTGGAAGCGGAGTATGATGTTAACTTTGTCTGCTAAGAACAAATTAGGATTTGTAAATGGCACAATTAGTATACCTGAAGATGTTTCTTCTGATGAGTATAAGGCCTGGCAACGCTGCAATGACCTTGTTATCTCCTGGATCTTGTTTAATTTGGATGAAAACATAGCTAGGAGTGTTTTGTTTCTTAAAACTTCTAGAGCTATATGGAGAGATTTAGAGGAAAGATTTGGTTATGCTTCAATGCCTCAAATCTCTTCTCTAGAACAAAAGTTATCTGAACTACATCAAGGACAACTTACTGTTTCAGAATTTTATACAAAACTCAAAACCCTATGGGATAGTTTGGATGATGCATATCCCCTGCCTACTTGCACTTGTGAGAAATGTTCCT TTGTAAGAGGAAATATCTTAATGATGACCCCAATGCTGAATGTGACACAAGCTTACAG TATTGAAAGATGTTTTAAGATTCATGGGTTTCCACCTGGTTTCAAACCTAGGGAAAGGAAAATAGCTGCATTTTCTCAGAATGCTAATATGTCTGATCAGAGTCCTAATCATACTGATGATCAATTGGTTTCTAACTCCAATTCTGTTTCTACCAGTGTTTCTACCTCTGTTCCTCCTATTTCCATGGATCAACACAATCATTTGATTGAATTACTTGGAAAACAGAAGTTCATAGACAGGGATCAAGATATTCAGAATCATAATGGACATGCCTTACTTGCAG CTGAGACAAACAGTTTCATAACTATACCAGATGGAAGTAAAATTAGGGTAACACATGTTGGAATAGTGATTTTAAATGATAAAATCACATTGACCAATGTGCTTCTCGTCCCTACTTTCAATTATAGGTTGATGTCAGTCCGTAAACTCTGTCAAGATATGCATTCTAATGTTATATTTTCTGCAACACAATGTCATCTTCAGGACCCTTCTCGGAAGAATCCACCACTTCTTCTTGGTGAAATCCACACTGGTTTATATACTGTTACCCCTCAACATGTTGTCTCAGCTCCTCAGTTCTTCCAGTCTTCGGCTGCATATCTCAGCATTTCAGATGATTCAAAGCTATGGCACCTTCGTTTGGGACATGTTCCTTTCTCCAACTTAAAGTTGATTCATCCTACCTATAAAGTGCAAGAAGATGCTACTGATTCACTTTGTCAAATCTGTCCCAAAGCTAAGCAAACTAGGAACTCATTTCCTATTAGTAGTATAAAAAGTTCTGCTATTTTTGAATTGTTACATGTTGATGTATGGGGACCTTACAAGGTTAAGAATCATAACAATTGTAATCAATTTGTTACTATAGTTGACGATTACAGCCGTTATACGTGGGTACATTTGGTTAGATACAAATCTGAAGTTCCAATTGTCCTCTCCAAGTTTATTGCGTATGCTGAAAATCAATTCTGCTGTAAGGTTTTAGCTATACATTCAGATAATGCTAAAGAATTTACTGAAGGGTTTCTGAAATCATTTCTTTAA